A window of the Polaribacter batillariae genome harbors these coding sequences:
- a CDS encoding restriction endonuclease, whose product MSKNNWSSKHSDILTHQNEMMEDDTAIDSSQIDLEEFANDQIAKLIIRKFKGHRMEFLIQSILQAKGYTTYHSPEGADKGIDILAAPQPMGFGQPRLCVQVKSSDSPIDRPTLDQLIGAIHNFGADQGLLVSWSGFKSSVEKERPNQFFKVRLWSQKEIIDEFLRNYDKLDEEIKAEIPLKRIWALSIPENE is encoded by the coding sequence ATGTCTAAAAATAATTGGAGTTCTAAACATTCTGACATATTAACTCATCAAAATGAAATGATGGAGGATGATACAGCAATAGATTCTTCGCAAATTGACCTTGAAGAATTTGCCAACGACCAAATAGCAAAACTTATCATTCGTAAGTTTAAAGGTCACAGAATGGAGTTCTTAATCCAATCTATTTTACAAGCAAAAGGTTATACAACATATCATTCACCAGAAGGAGCAGATAAAGGAATTGATATTTTGGCAGCTCCTCAACCAATGGGTTTCGGACAACCAAGATTATGCGTTCAAGTTAAATCAAGTGATTCTCCAATTGATCGACCAACCTTAGACCAATTAATTGGAGCAATTCATAATTTTGGAGCCGACCAAGGATTATTAGTCTCTTGGAGCGGATTTAAAAGTTCAGTTGAAAAAGAAAGACCAAATCAATTTTTTAAGGTTCGACTTTGGAGTCAAAAAGAAATAATAGATGAATTTTTAAGAAATTACGACAAATTAGATGAAGAAATTAAAGCAGAAATTCCGTTAAAGAGAATTTGGGCTTTATCAATACCAGAAAACGAATAA
- a CDS encoding DUF3575 domain-containing protein has translation MIKKTILLCAVLLAFSNLKAQENIVKAGAILGNLGVQYERSLSDHFSVIGQLGYSNIKTTVNNVDSKSDGLGYYFEGRYYFSSNKDLMEGWHIGPYYNSINTKNDNDVKTNISSFGLATGYQWVLDSQLTIGIIFGGGTLNIDSDNSDIEFLGDIGFLPHLGFTLGYSF, from the coding sequence ATGATTAAAAAAACAATTTTATTATGTGCAGTATTACTAGCTTTCAGTAACTTAAAAGCTCAAGAGAATATTGTAAAGGCTGGTGCTATTCTCGGAAATTTAGGTGTCCAATACGAACGTTCTCTTTCTGACCATTTTTCTGTAATTGGACAATTAGGTTATTCTAATATCAAAACTACTGTAAATAATGTCGATTCGAAATCAGATGGTTTGGGTTATTATTTCGAAGGAAGGTATTATTTTTCTTCAAATAAAGATTTAATGGAAGGATGGCACATAGGACCATATTATAACAGTATAAATACTAAAAACGATAATGATGTAAAAACGAACATTTCTTCCTTTGGTCTTGCTACTGGATATCAATGGGTTTTAGATTCTCAGCTAACAATAGGAATTATATTCGGAGGAGGAACTTTAAACATCGATAGCGATAATTCTGATATCGAATTCTTGGGCGATATTGGGTTCCTTCCCCATTTAGGATTTACTTTAGGATACAGTTTTTAA
- a CDS encoding thioredoxin family protein: MALTESNNFPIGTKAPDFTLRNTVNNKMVSLTEAKGEKGTVIMFICNHCPFVIHLNNELVRMANEYQKKGIGFIAISSNEIENYPQDAPKYMKQVAQKLNYPFPYLFDETQEVAKNYDAACTPDFYVFDENLQSVYHGQLDNSRPNNGVPLTGKDIRNALDNLLQNKPVLENQKPSVGCGIKWK, from the coding sequence ATGGCACTAACAGAATCCAATAATTTTCCAATAGGAACAAAAGCACCCGATTTTACTTTACGAAATACAGTAAACAATAAAATGGTTTCTTTAACCGAGGCAAAAGGCGAAAAAGGAACCGTAATTATGTTTATTTGCAATCATTGTCCGTTTGTAATTCACTTAAATAATGAGTTGGTAAGAATGGCGAATGAATATCAAAAAAAAGGTATTGGTTTTATCGCAATAAGCTCTAATGAGATAGAAAATTACCCACAAGATGCGCCAAAATACATGAAGCAAGTTGCCCAAAAGTTAAACTATCCTTTTCCGTATTTGTTTGATGAAACTCAAGAAGTAGCAAAAAATTACGATGCTGCTTGTACACCCGATTTTTATGTGTTTGATGAAAACCTACAATCTGTTTATCATGGACAATTAGACAATTCCAGGCCCAATAATGGAGTGCCATTAACAGGAAAAGATATAAGAAATGCTTTAGATAATTTATTGCAAAATAAACCTGTTTTAGAAAACCAAAAACCAAGCGTTGGTTGCGGTATTAAGTGGAAATGA
- a CDS encoding peptide MFS transporter: MLDKGVSTTIEEPQMFGHPKGLFYLFFAELWERFSFYGMRALLTLYMVQEIFKAIVERDAATAAVYASYGSLVYASTVIGGQISDKILGMRSSIFLGGILMAIGHFVLAIENDIAFFLALAFIIVGNGFFKPNISTFVGALYKEGDIRKDSGFTIFYMGINIGGWIAPLLCGWLAAEYGWHYGFGLAGIGMMAGLIFFWSGIKKHVFGDKGMPPSKEVYEKAIIGIPQKTLIPIIAVLCVPVIAFVLSSYKSITSEDTFLIGEKNLVGIIFLAIGIAIGVYLVNILIKVTLEERKKLIMAILITFFMTLFWGFHELSGSVITLFASRNVDLTFMNASQTNSLNSMFIIILAIPISMLWAYLTKKNMNPRTPYKFGFGLILAGLSFYILSISKGSANAEGMVPFAYLIAMYLIISIGELFMSPVGLSKITDLSPKNIVAFMMGIWFLSSAYAFQIVGFISKQLAVESTDANVGGLDTLDIYTDGFLLIAKYALGAGLIVIVFSPLMKKLMGKVH, from the coding sequence ATGTTAGACAAAGGAGTTAGTACAACCATAGAAGAACCACAAATGTTTGGGCACCCAAAAGGGTTATTTTACTTGTTTTTTGCAGAATTATGGGAACGTTTTAGTTTCTATGGAATGAGAGCGTTGTTAACGCTTTATATGGTGCAAGAAATATTTAAAGCAATTGTAGAACGAGATGCAGCAACAGCAGCTGTGTATGCTTCTTATGGTTCTTTGGTTTATGCCTCTACAGTAATTGGCGGGCAAATTTCTGATAAAATATTAGGAATGCGTAGTTCCATCTTTTTAGGAGGAATTTTAATGGCAATTGGTCATTTTGTACTAGCAATCGAAAACGACATTGCTTTCTTTTTAGCCTTGGCATTTATTATTGTTGGTAATGGTTTCTTCAAACCAAATATATCAACTTTTGTTGGTGCTTTATATAAAGAAGGTGATATTAGAAAAGACTCTGGTTTTACCATTTTTTATATGGGAATTAATATTGGTGGGTGGATAGCACCACTTTTATGTGGTTGGTTAGCTGCAGAATATGGTTGGCATTATGGTTTTGGTTTGGCAGGAATAGGAATGATGGCTGGTTTGATTTTCTTTTGGAGTGGAATTAAAAAGCATGTTTTTGGAGACAAAGGTATGCCACCTAGCAAAGAAGTTTATGAAAAAGCAATAATAGGTATTCCACAAAAAACTCTTATTCCTATAATAGCAGTATTATGTGTACCTGTAATTGCTTTTGTCTTATCTTCATATAAATCTATAACTTCAGAAGACACCTTTTTAATTGGAGAAAAAAACTTAGTGGGTATTATATTTTTAGCGATAGGTATTGCTATAGGTGTGTATCTAGTTAATATTTTAATTAAAGTTACTTTAGAAGAACGTAAAAAATTAATTATGGCAATTTTAATTACTTTTTTTATGACTCTTTTCTGGGGTTTCCATGAATTATCTGGAAGTGTAATTACTTTATTTGCATCGAGAAATGTAGATTTAACGTTTATGAATGCGAGCCAAACTAATTCATTAAACTCTATGTTTATTATTATTTTAGCAATTCCAATTTCTATGCTTTGGGCATATTTAACTAAAAAGAATATGAACCCAAGAACACCTTATAAATTCGGTTTTGGTTTAATTTTAGCAGGTTTAAGTTTTTATATACTATCTATAAGTAAAGGAAGCGCAAATGCAGAAGGCATGGTGCCTTTTGCATATTTAATTGCGATGTATTTAATCATTTCTATTGGAGAATTATTTATGTCTCCTGTTGGCTTGTCTAAAATTACAGATTTATCTCCGAAAAATATTGTTGCTTTTATGATGGGGATTTGGTTTTTATCGTCTGCATACGCATTTCAAATTGTAGGCTTTATATCTAAGCAACTAGCTGTCGAAAGTACAGATGCAAATGTTGGTGGTTTAGACACATTAGATATTTACACAGACGGATTTTTACTAATCGCAAAATATGCTTTAGGAGCAGGATTAATTGTAATTGTATTCTCTCCTTTAATGAAAAAATTAATGGGTAAAGTTCATTAA
- a CDS encoding GYDIA family GHMP kinase encodes MKNYYSNGKLLLTGEYLVLDGAKSLALPTKFGQNLIVESIKEPEIIWGSFTNKGKCWFEAIFDLKKLRLTSATFNSNKEGSADTIAETLLDILKEAKKMNPNFLETENGFLVKTELTFPRDWGLGSSSTLINSIANWAKVDAFQLLWNSFKGSGYDIACAQNNTPIFYQIKRDFSTQPVLSEVEMLEMTPKVEQVEFNPSFKENLFFVYLNQKQDSKEGIAKFRERGNNFNKEIERISTISDEFLTAKTISEFNNLIVEHEQIISSIIKLQPVKEKLFPDYFGEIKSLGAWGGDFVLATGNSTTPAYFKNKGFETFFSYSEMIL; translated from the coding sequence TTGAAAAACTATTACTCGAACGGAAAACTTTTACTAACAGGCGAATACCTTGTTTTAGATGGTGCTAAATCGTTGGCTTTACCCACCAAATTTGGGCAAAATTTAATTGTAGAAAGCATCAAAGAACCAGAAATCATTTGGGGAAGTTTTACAAACAAAGGCAAATGTTGGTTTGAAGCAATTTTCGATTTAAAAAAGTTACGATTAACATCTGCAACTTTTAATTCTAATAAAGAAGGTAGTGCAGATACAATTGCAGAAACGTTGTTAGATATTTTAAAGGAAGCCAAAAAAATGAACCCTAATTTCTTAGAAACAGAAAACGGTTTTCTTGTAAAAACGGAACTTACTTTTCCAAGAGATTGGGGTTTAGGAAGCTCATCAACCTTAATAAATTCGATTGCAAATTGGGCAAAAGTAGATGCATTTCAACTATTGTGGAATTCTTTTAAAGGAAGTGGTTACGATATTGCTTGTGCACAAAATAATACGCCCATTTTTTATCAAATTAAAAGAGATTTCTCAACGCAGCCTGTATTGAGCGAAGTCGAAATGCTCGAAATGACACCGAAAGTAGAACAAGTTGAATTTAATCCCAGCTTTAAAGAAAATTTGTTTTTTGTGTATTTGAATCAGAAACAAGATTCTAAAGAAGGGATTGCAAAATTTAGAGAAAGGGGTAATAATTTTAATAAAGAAATAGAAAGAATTTCTACAATTTCTGATGAATTTTTAACTGCAAAAACGATTTCAGAATTTAACAATTTAATTGTTGAACACGAACAAATTATCAGTTCAATCATCAAATTACAACCTGTAAAAGAAAAATTATTTCCAGATTATTTTGGAGAAATTAAAAGTTTGGGAGCTTGGGGTGGCGATTTTGTATTAGCTACAGGAAACTCAACAACACCAGCTTATTTTAAAAATAAAGGGTTTGAAACATTTTTTTCGTATTCAGAAATGATTTTATAA
- a CDS encoding hydroxymethylglutaryl-CoA reductase, degradative codes for MSKKISGFSKFTKAEKINWLAENYLQENSNAKSILAQYWNEEQHLQQLHDDFIENTITNFYLPFGVAPNFVINNKTYVLPMVIEESSVVAAASLVGKFWSTRGGFKTEVISTTKIGQIHFMYAGKKADLETYFNKNKTELFAATASITKNMEKRGGGILDIELKDKTDKIPNYYQLHVTFETKDSMGANFINSCLEAMANAFKNEEIEVVMSILSNYVPECLVRAEVSCKIEDLGGENPQKFAEKFYQAVQIAEVEPYRAVTHNKGIMNGVDAVVLATANDFRAVEAGVHAYAARSGEYTSLSHCSIENGIFKFWIELPLALGTVGGLTALHPMAKLSLEMLQKPSARELMQIMAAAGLAQNFAALRALTTKGIQHGHMKMHLQNILNQLGANDAEKAAIEKYFDTKTISHSAVETKFAALRASKVHWVNFLNFDELKHTLSALKADAKPLFGKMNGQQMVEHLAFLMKVSNGKVHADFFVEDEKSARRKAFLDTEGELQVGFKAPMLSEEPIPVKFASFEESINDLILQIEDFTEHFKTAKIENHPFFGELDYEYWQKFHVKHFTHHFKQFGLV; via the coding sequence ATGAGCAAAAAAATATCAGGTTTTTCCAAGTTTACAAAAGCGGAAAAAATTAATTGGCTAGCAGAGAATTATTTACAGGAGAATTCCAATGCGAAATCTATTTTAGCGCAATATTGGAACGAAGAACAGCATTTACAACAACTGCACGACGATTTTATAGAAAATACCATCACAAATTTTTATTTACCATTTGGTGTGGCGCCCAATTTTGTAATTAACAATAAAACCTATGTTTTGCCAATGGTAATCGAAGAAAGTTCTGTAGTGGCTGCAGCTTCGTTAGTAGGAAAATTTTGGAGTACAAGAGGCGGTTTTAAAACGGAGGTAATTTCGACAACCAAAATAGGTCAAATCCATTTTATGTATGCTGGTAAAAAAGCCGATTTAGAAACTTATTTTAATAAAAATAAAACAGAATTATTCGCAGCAACAGCTTCCATTACTAAAAATATGGAAAAACGTGGTGGAGGCATTTTAGATATAGAATTAAAAGATAAAACCGATAAAATTCCTAACTATTATCAGCTTCATGTAACGTTTGAAACCAAAGATTCTATGGGGGCAAACTTTATAAATTCGTGTTTAGAGGCGATGGCAAATGCGTTTAAAAACGAAGAAATTGAAGTGGTTATGAGCATCCTTTCTAACTACGTTCCAGAGTGTTTGGTAAGAGCAGAAGTAAGTTGTAAAATAGAAGATTTGGGTGGAGAAAACCCTCAAAAATTTGCAGAGAAATTTTACCAAGCAGTGCAAATTGCAGAAGTAGAGCCCTATAGAGCAGTTACACACAATAAGGGAATTATGAATGGGGTAGATGCCGTAGTTTTAGCCACTGCAAACGATTTTAGAGCGGTTGAAGCTGGCGTTCATGCATATGCTGCAAGATCTGGAGAATACACAAGTTTGTCTCATTGTTCCATAGAAAACGGAATTTTTAAATTTTGGATAGAACTTCCTTTGGCTTTAGGAACCGTAGGCGGATTAACAGCCTTGCACCCGATGGCAAAACTATCGTTAGAAATGTTACAAAAACCGTCTGCAAGAGAATTAATGCAAATTATGGCTGCTGCTGGTTTGGCTCAGAATTTTGCAGCATTAAGAGCATTAACAACAAAAGGAATACAACATGGGCATATGAAAATGCACTTGCAAAATATCTTAAACCAATTAGGTGCAAATGATGCCGAAAAAGCAGCTATCGAAAAATATTTCGATACCAAAACGATATCTCATAGTGCAGTTGAAACAAAGTTTGCAGCATTAAGAGCCTCAAAAGTACATTGGGTAAATTTTTTAAATTTCGATGAATTAAAACACACACTTTCAGCTTTAAAAGCAGATGCAAAACCTCTTTTTGGAAAAATGAACGGACAACAAATGGTAGAGCATTTGGCTTTTTTAATGAAAGTTTCTAACGGAAAAGTACATGCAGACTTCTTTGTAGAGGATGAAAAATCGGCAAGAAGAAAAGCTTTTTTAGATACAGAAGGCGAATTGCAAGTTGGTTTTAAAGCGCCTATGTTGTCTGAAGAGCCAATTCCAGTAAAGTTTGCAAGTTTTGAAGAGTCGATAAATGATTTAATTTTACAAATTGAAGATTTTACGGAGCATTTTAAAACTGCTAAAATTGAAAATCATCCATTTTTTGGGGAGCTAGATTATGAATATTGGCAGAAATTTCATGTAAAGCATTTTACACATCATTTTAAACAATTTGGGTTGGTATAA
- a CDS encoding NAD(P)/FAD-dependent oxidoreductase, whose product MNKIIIIGGGAAGYFTAINAKENNPNLDITILEKGKNVLQKVKISGGGRCNVTHACFEPKELVKFYPRGEKELLGPFHQFMTGDTFEWFDSRGVPLKIEGDNRVFPEANTSKAIIDCFQKAVDKLGIKVFTNHGVNSIYPQDNQWVINTKEQVFKADKVVVAAGSSKKMWQLCENLEHSIIEPVPSLFTFNINDKRIVDLLGISVPNATVNIVGTKLEASGPLLITHWGMSGPAVLKLSAFGARILADKKYQYNIEVNWLSRPTDKILNILLNLKKKEPRKTVILKSPFAEISKRLWERFVKFSDIDANQNWADLNSRQLENLANQLTKGVYNANGRTTFKDEFVTAGGIDLKEINFKRFESKKHKNLFFVGEVLNIDAVTGGFNFQNAWTGGFICAKALAEN is encoded by the coding sequence ATGAATAAAATAATAATTATTGGAGGTGGAGCCGCAGGATATTTTACAGCGATAAACGCGAAAGAAAATAACCCTAATTTAGACATTACAATTCTAGAAAAAGGAAAAAATGTTTTACAGAAAGTTAAAATTTCTGGAGGTGGAAGGTGTAATGTTACTCATGCTTGTTTTGAACCCAAAGAATTGGTAAAATTTTACCCACGAGGAGAAAAAGAACTGTTAGGTCCTTTTCATCAATTTATGACGGGAGATACTTTTGAATGGTTTGATAGTAGAGGAGTTCCATTAAAAATAGAAGGCGATAATCGTGTTTTTCCAGAAGCAAATACAAGTAAAGCAATTATAGATTGTTTTCAAAAAGCTGTTGATAAGTTAGGTATTAAAGTGTTCACAAACCATGGTGTAAATTCTATTTATCCACAAGATAATCAATGGGTTATTAACACAAAAGAACAAGTGTTTAAAGCCGATAAAGTGGTTGTTGCTGCAGGAAGTTCTAAAAAAATGTGGCAATTATGCGAAAACTTAGAGCATTCTATTATTGAGCCTGTTCCGTCTTTGTTTACCTTTAATATCAACGATAAAAGAATTGTAGATTTATTAGGTATTTCTGTTCCAAATGCAACTGTAAATATCGTAGGCACAAAATTAGAAGCTTCAGGACCTTTGTTAATTACACATTGGGGCATGAGTGGACCAGCCGTTTTAAAACTCTCTGCTTTTGGCGCAAGAATTTTGGCGGATAAAAAGTACCAATATAATATTGAAGTAAATTGGCTTTCAAGACCTACTGATAAAATTTTAAATATTTTATTGAATTTGAAAAAGAAAGAACCTCGAAAAACAGTAATATTAAAATCGCCTTTTGCGGAAATTTCTAAAAGATTGTGGGAACGTTTTGTAAAGTTTTCAGATATTGATGCAAACCAGAATTGGGCAGATTTAAATTCTCGTCAATTAGAAAATTTGGCAAATCAATTAACAAAGGGAGTGTACAATGCGAATGGTAGAACTACGTTTAAAGATGAATTTGTAACTGCTGGCGGAATCGATTTAAAAGAAATTAATTTTAAGCGTTTTGAAAGTAAAAAACACAAAAACCTATTTTTCGTAGGCGAAGTTTTAAATATTGATGCTGTTACTGGTGGTTTCAACTTCCAAAATGCATGGACAGGTGGTTTTATCTGTGCAAAAGCTTTGGCTGAAAATTAA
- a CDS encoding peptide MFS transporter has protein sequence MNTKIEHKEFSLLGHKPALFVLFFTEMWERFSYYGMRAIFVLFLTASFSDGGWEWTRERALGLLGIYTSSVYLTPLIGGIIADKLLGYQKAVALGAFVMTLGHAAMSMETEITLYIGIGLLIIGNGLFKPNVTSIVSGLYDKYPERKDGAFTIFYMGVNAGGFLGVLLCGFLANNLSYSWGFGLAGVFMFLGTLQFWFGREIFENIGILPSKKVNLSDAVAKIEITADKVPDNIQTHRYIVVGILAFFTVFFWWAFEQASGSMNIFARDYTQRALTGNAALVFKIVDILVSTVPLLIISWVLFKLFSQTLKKITLSNTVLGISFLSIWAIVIWKLSVIIPQQNAEIEASWFLILNSLFIIFLAPLFSKWWESKFNPSAAVKFGIGMILLGIGFGALAYGASSIPQGAKTASVSLIWLVLAYLFHTMGELCVSPVGLSYVSKLVPAKKIGMMFGIWYLVNALGNYLAAKTGSYIDPIVEEHSMSYFFLIFTIIPASVGLIFLLINPIIKKLMHGIR, from the coding sequence ATGAATACAAAAATTGAACATAAAGAGTTTAGTTTATTAGGGCATAAACCTGCACTATTTGTCCTATTTTTTACAGAAATGTGGGAACGTTTTTCTTATTATGGAATGCGTGCTATTTTCGTGTTATTTTTAACTGCTTCTTTCTCTGATGGTGGCTGGGAATGGACCAGAGAAAGAGCTTTGGGGCTGTTAGGAATTTATACTAGCTCTGTATATTTAACCCCTTTAATTGGTGGTATTATTGCAGATAAACTTTTAGGCTACCAAAAAGCAGTTGCACTAGGTGCTTTTGTTATGACTTTAGGGCATGCAGCAATGTCTATGGAAACAGAAATTACTTTATACATTGGTATTGGTCTTTTAATTATTGGTAATGGATTATTTAAACCAAATGTAACCTCTATCGTTAGCGGTTTGTACGACAAATACCCTGAACGTAAAGATGGCGCTTTTACTATTTTTTATATGGGAGTAAATGCTGGCGGATTTCTAGGAGTCTTGTTATGTGGGTTCTTAGCCAATAATTTAAGTTATTCTTGGGGATTTGGTTTAGCTGGTGTTTTTATGTTTTTAGGAACGCTACAGTTTTGGTTTGGTAGAGAAATTTTCGAGAATATAGGAATTTTACCAAGCAAAAAAGTAAATTTATCAGATGCTGTTGCTAAAATCGAAATTACAGCAGATAAAGTACCTGATAATATTCAAACTCATAGATACATTGTTGTAGGAATTCTAGCATTCTTTACAGTATTCTTCTGGTGGGCTTTTGAGCAAGCTAGTGGATCTATGAATATCTTTGCCAGAGATTATACACAAAGGGCATTAACTGGCAACGCTGCACTGGTATTTAAAATTGTAGACATTTTAGTGTCAACAGTGCCATTACTTATAATTTCTTGGGTTTTATTTAAACTATTTTCACAAACTCTAAAAAAAATCACACTCTCTAATACTGTTCTAGGAATAAGTTTTTTAAGTATTTGGGCAATTGTTATCTGGAAATTAAGTGTAATAATTCCACAACAAAATGCAGAAATTGAAGCTTCTTGGTTTTTAATTTTGAATTCGTTATTTATAATTTTTCTAGCTCCTTTATTTTCTAAGTGGTGGGAAAGTAAGTTCAACCCTTCTGCTGCTGTAAAGTTTGGTATAGGTATGATTTTGTTAGGAATAGGTTTTGGCGCATTAGCTTATGGTGCTAGTTCTATTCCTCAAGGTGCAAAAACTGCTTCTGTTAGTTTAATATGGTTAGTTTTGGCATATTTATTTCACACAATGGGAGAGCTATGTGTCTCTCCAGTTGGTCTTTCTTATGTTTCTAAATTAGTTCCCGCAAAAAAAATAGGAATGATGTTTGGAATATGGTATTTGGTAAATGCTTTAGGAAATTATTTGGCTGCAAAAAC
- a CDS encoding S9 family peptidase, which produces MKKLFILVTILLLSSCKKKETTTLNDAVGTKEISLEEIWDGTFSTDRMNALNSMNGDFYSLLNYDKETKETTVDKYSYQTLEKVETIVNSKNLQDLEDFSSYSFNNDETKLILGTDFEKKFRRSFKGTFYAYDIASKKLSLIGKGIQEPIFSPDNKKVAYAKNNNIFIKDFANNAVIQVTKDGKKNCIINGITDWVYEEEFGFVRAFEWSKDSRNLAFLRFDETNVPTFSMDIVGTGNYPTQQVFKYPKAGEKNSEVTLHMFTLSSKKTKKIGLGDYEYIPRIKWSNDANILVATTLNRHQNDLKLYKVNALKGNATLLLNETDKAYVNIDDNLTFLADNSFIWTSEKSGFNHIYHYDFSGKLINQITKGKWEVTNYYGFNKDKKTIYYQSVENGSTNRGIYSIDLDGNNKKLLSKKEGTNRAAFSTNLHYFINTYSSAKTPPIYSLYTAEGEMLKVIKENYKLQKKLSDYKMSPKEFSTITINGNELNMWMIKPVDFDENKKYPLLMYQYSGPGSQQVANRWNASNDYWHNMLAQKGMIVACVDGRGTGFKGSDFKKSTYLNLVKYETEDQIAAAKKLAERSYIDKNNIGIWGWSFGGHMSTNSLLKGNDIFTTAIAVAPVTSWRFYDTVYTERFLRTPQENPAGYDENSPINYADKLQGNYLLVHGTGDDNVHVQNSYRMTNALIEANKQFDQFIVPDRTHGIYKGKNMRLNLYTKMTNFLEENLLNKTK; this is translated from the coding sequence ATGAAAAAACTATTCATTTTAGTTACTATTTTACTTTTATCTAGCTGTAAAAAGAAAGAAACAACCACTTTAAACGATGCTGTAGGCACAAAAGAAATATCCTTAGAAGAAATTTGGGATGGCACTTTTTCTACAGATAGAATGAATGCTTTAAATTCTATGAATGGCGATTTTTATTCGCTTTTAAATTACGATAAAGAGACCAAAGAAACAACTGTAGATAAATATAGCTACCAAACTTTAGAGAAGGTAGAAACGATTGTAAATAGTAAAAATTTACAAGACTTAGAGGATTTTTCTTCTTACAGTTTTAATAACGATGAAACCAAGCTGATTTTAGGAACCGATTTCGAAAAGAAATTTAGACGCTCTTTTAAAGGTACTTTTTATGCCTATGATATTGCTTCAAAAAAATTAAGTTTAATTGGTAAAGGCATTCAAGAGCCTATTTTTTCTCCTGATAACAAAAAAGTTGCCTACGCTAAAAACAATAATATTTTTATTAAAGATTTCGCAAATAATGCTGTAATTCAAGTGACCAAAGATGGCAAAAAGAATTGTATAATTAATGGAATTACAGATTGGGTTTACGAAGAAGAGTTTGGTTTTGTAAGAGCTTTTGAGTGGAGTAAAGATAGTAGAAATTTGGCTTTTTTACGTTTTGATGAAACCAATGTACCTACTTTTTCTATGGATATTGTAGGCACAGGAAATTACCCAACGCAGCAAGTTTTTAAATATCCAAAAGCAGGAGAGAAAAATTCAGAGGTAACCCTACACATGTTTACACTTTCTTCTAAAAAAACAAAGAAAATTGGTTTGGGAGATTATGAGTATATTCCAAGAATTAAATGGTCTAATGATGCAAATATTTTAGTTGCTACGACTTTAAATCGCCATCAAAACGATTTAAAGCTATATAAGGTAAATGCCTTAAAAGGAAATGCCACTTTGCTTTTAAATGAAACGGATAAAGCGTACGTTAATATAGATGATAATTTAACTTTTTTAGCCGACAATAGTTTTATTTGGACAAGCGAAAAAAGTGGTTTCAATCATATTTATCATTACGATTTCTCTGGAAAGTTAATCAACCAAATCACAAAAGGAAAATGGGAAGTAACCAATTACTATGGTTTTAACAAAGATAAAAAAACGATTTATTATCAATCTGTAGAAAATGGCTCTACAAACAGAGGCATATATTCTATTGATTTAGATGGAAATAACAAAAAACTTTTAAGCAAAAAAGAAGGCACAAATCGCGCTGCTTTTAGCACCAACTTACACTATTTTATAAACACGTACTCATCAGCAAAAACACCTCCAATTTATTCTTTATATACTGCTGAAGGAGAAATGCTAAAGGTTATAAAAGAGAATTATAAACTCCAAAAGAAATTATCGGATTATAAAATGAGTCCGAAAGAATTTTCTACTATTACAATCAACGGAAATGAGTTAAACATGTGGATGATAAAACCTGTAGATTTTGATGAAAATAAAAAATATCCATTATTAATGTATCAATATTCTGGTCCTGGTTCGCAACAAGTGGCAAATCGTTGGAATGCTAGCAACGATTATTGGCACAATATGCTAGCCCAAAAAGGAATGATTGTGGCTTGTGTAGATGGACGTGGAACTGGTTTTAAAGGAAGTGATTTTAAAAAATCTACTTATTTAAATTTGGTAAAATACGAAACCGAAGACCAAATTGCCGCCGCAAAAAAATTAGCAGAACGTTCTTATATCGATAAAAATAATATTGGAATTTGGGGTTGGTCTTTTGGCGGTCATATGAGTACCAATTCGTTATTAAAAGGAAACGATATTTTTACTACTGCAATTGCTGTTGCTCCTGTTACTTCTTGGCGTTTTTACGACACTGTTTATACAGAGCGTTTTTTAAGAACTCCACAAGAAAATCCGGCTGGTTACGATGAGAATTCTCCAATTAATTATGCCGATAAATTACAAGGTAACTATTTGTTAGTGCATGGAACTGGGGATGATAATGTGCATGTGCAAAACTCTTATAGAATGACAAATGCTTTAATTGAAGCCAATAAACAATTCGACCAATTTATTGTACCAGATAGAACACATGGTATTTATAAAGGAAAAAACATGCGTTTGAATTTATATACAAAAATGACAAACTTTTTAGAAGAAAATTTGCTGAATAAAACAAAATAA